The Engystomops pustulosus chromosome 9, aEngPut4.maternal, whole genome shotgun sequence genome includes a window with the following:
- the LOC140077778 gene encoding rho-related GTP-binding protein RhoG-like has product MQTIKCVVVGDGAVGKTCLLISYTTNAFPEEYIPTVFDNYSAQMTVDGRTVSLNLWDTAGQEEYDRLRTLSYPQTNVFIICFSIGSPSSYANVRHKWHPEVSHHCPNVPVLLVGTKRDLRNDAETIKKLKEQNMAPTTTQQGSSLARQIGAVKYLECSALHQEGVREVFAEAVRAFLNPVVKKNPKKCVLL; this is encoded by the coding sequence ATGCAGACAATAAAGTGTGTAGTCGTTGGTGATGGAGCAGTGGGAAAAACTTGCCTTCTTATCAGTTACACCACCAATGCCTTCCCGGAAGAATATATCCCCACGGTATTTGACAAttacagtgcccagatgactGTGGATGGCAGAACAGTCAGCCTTAACCTATGGGACACTGCTGGTCAGGAGGAATATGACCGCCTGCGCACCCTGTCTTACCCTCAGACCAATGTGTTTATTATATGCTTCTCCATTGGCAGTCCATCGTCTTATGCCAATGTGAGGCACAAGTGGCACCCAGAGGTTTCCCATCACTGTCCTAATGTGCCAGTTTTACTCGTGGGTACTAAAAGAGATCTTCGGAATGATGCAGAGACTATAAAAAAGTTGAAAGAGCAGAATATGGCCCCCACCACAACTCAGCAGGGCTCATCTCTTGCTAGACAGATCGGTGCTGTGAAGTATCTGGAGTGCTCTGCTCTGCACCAGGAGGGGGTCAGAGAGGTGTTTGCGGAAGCTGTCCGTGCGTTCTTAAATCCTGTGGTAAAGAAGAATCCCAAGAAGTGTGTCCTCCTATAG